The window TTGTAACCAATGCATATGTACTTCCTATGACCAGACCATTAATTAATTGCTGCAATAACATCAGTACCTCCATTTAAGTAATTTGTAATTACTGATATATCACTGATATATTTATATTGTAAATCAGAATTTTCCGGTTGTCAACAAAAAAATACAAAAAAATACTTTTTTTAATTTTATTTATTTTTTTTGTTTATACCTCTTACAATTTATAATCTAAAATAATATAATGGAAACAATTGTACTAATGCCATAAATTATGTTATACTACCGTATACATATTTTAAATTTATAAAACTTTAAGGAAAGAAGCTTGTATAATAAAATTTACTATGACAACCGATAAATTGATAACGAAAAAAAAATCCTTAAAGCAGGATGCTTATATAAAAATATACGACCTCGTAACTGACAACACAATCAAACCCGGAGACATAATAAATCTCTCGGACCTTGAGAAATATTTAAAAATAAGCCGAGCTCCAATAAGAGATGCTTTAATAGAACTTTGCAATGAAAACGTTTTTAAGAGTATTCCCCGCTATGGATATGAACTAATAACGCTCAGACAAGAAGATTTAGTAGAAATGTTGAATTACCGATTAGTACTGGAATGCGGTTTCTTGGAGAAAAACTGGAAAGAAGTCGCTAATAGCGATCATGCCATACTAAATAAACTACTGGAGCATACAAGAGAATTTAGCAATACAAATGCGGTAAGTGAATGGCAAAACAATTCCGTATTTCATATAGGTTTATTCAAATTGCATAATAATTCTCATGCTTTACTCAGTTTAGAGCATACAATGAAAAAAATGACTCGTTTTTTTATTCAAAATTATTGGGAAAAATGGGAAGAAATTACAAAAAAAACTTTCAGCTCACATCATGAAAACATAATTTATGCCATAAAAAAGAATGATAAAGCAAGAGCCTTAAAACACCTGAGCTCCGATATAGGGGGATTTAAAAGATAAAATTTATGGGATTAAAAGAAGCACGCGATCATTTAAGACTGTTTTCACTGGAAGAGAGGATTATAGAATTCGATACCTCAAGTGCGACCGTAGAACTTGCAGCAGAGGCGGTAGGTTGTAAACCCGAATTCATCGTAAAAACCCTAGCTTTTATGGTAAAAGAAGATCCTATACTCATCCTTCTTGCAGGCTCGGCCCGCATAGACAATGCAAAATTCAGAAAGACCTTTCATTGCAAAACAAAAATGATGAATGAAGAACAGCTTTTCAATTTTATCGGCCATCCTGCAGGCGGAGTCTGCCCCTTCGGTTTAAAGACTCAAGTTCCTGTTTATATAGACGAATCCATAAGGCCCTTGGATTGGGTCTATCCCGCAGCGGGAACCGAAAATACGGCTGTCCGCATGAATGTTCAAGAACTTGAAAAAGCATCAAAAGCCGTAACATGGGTAAGCGTGAGCAAATAAGTTTTTTTCTTGCAAAAACAATACAAAAAACATTTCACTTGACGAATTATAACTAAACCTATATACTTAAAAGAGCATTTCAATTATTAGGAGGATTTGCATGAAGAAATTTTACAAAATCTTTATAGCAGCCGTTGTATTTTCGCTTGTTGCATCGGCAGCTTTCGCAGGCGGTTCCAAAGAGACCGGAATTAAGGAACTGACAAAGAAAGAAAAAGAAGCCGGATGGCGCTATTTTAAACCTATCGGATTTAAGCTGCACCGTCCCGCATTCTTTGATACCTACAGAGACAATGTTAATGCAGACAGCAGTGTCGGGGAAGAAGACAAGAAAACCGATGAAGTCGTATACAAAGTTTATTTGTATGAATTTGCTTCCGATGAGTTAAATGAAAAATATGATGCAATTGTAAGCAACAAACAGTTAAGCCGAGACCAAAAAATTGAAAAGATAAACAAAGAAGTGAATCCCTATCTTAAACCTATTTATAAACTCGTTGTTTTGCGCACCCCTCTAATAGGTAAAAAAACACTTGCCGAGCTGACGGGGCTTCCTAACAACGAAGTCATCAGAAAGACAAAAGAATTCACACAAGTTTTAGCTATCGCCGATTTTAATGCCGAAGGCTTAAGCGAAAAGGCTGCTGAAATTTATAAAGATATGATTTCTCAAGTCCGCCCCATCATTCCGACAATTCAGTGTACCGACCCTATTTCTGCTGAAGCGGCAATGATAAAAAATGTAAAAGGCTTAACCTTTAACACTGTTGACCTTGAAGGCAACAAAATAACAAGTGATATCCTCGCAAAATACGATGTTACGATGATAAATATCTGGGCAACATGGTGTCCTCCATGCAGAGCCGAGTTACCTGAAATCGCAAAACTATATGAAGCCTTTAAGGACAAGGGTTGTAACATAATCGGTATTACCGGTGATGTAAGCCCTGATGAACAAGATGCTCTTCCAACAGCCAAAGAATTAATTTCCAAAGCCGGCTGCAAGTACACTGTGGTTCAATACAATGACACATTAAAGCCTATATTGGATAATCTTGCGGCTTGGCCTACAACTATATTTGTAGACAAAAAAGGAAATATTATAGCGTCTTCCGTTAATGATATCATCATTGGAAGCCGCGATCTTGCAGAATTTACCGAAGCTATGAAAAAAGCTTTAAAAGCTGTAGGAAAATAAATGAAAAAGAAAATAGCGGCAATACTTGTTATTATTTTAGCATTAAGCTTTACCCTTATAGGAATATACCGCGGTGAAGTTGCTGTAGTCCTCAAAAAGGCTGTAAATATATGTATGGAGTGTATAGGAATTGGCTAAACAAAATAAACAGAAAACACTGAATAAAAAACGCCATGCAATTCAAGCATTAGGAATGTTGGCAATAGACGGAAACCTTATAGGCTTTTTAAAGGGTCAAATCTATAAGGGCCCTATGAAAAAAGTCTGTATGCCTGTTTTAAACTGTTATTCATGCCCGGGAGCTTTGTTCGGGTGCCCTATCGGCTCGATACAGGCAACCATTGGAAGCAGCAAATTTAACTTTGCTTTTTATGTGGTAGGCCTATTGTCGCTATTTGCAATAGCCGCAGGAAGACTTTTTTGCGGCTATATCTGCCCTTTCGGACTTTTCCAAGACCTATTGGATAAGATTCCCTTAAAAAAAATTAAGGTTCCGCAAAAAGTAAACAAGGTTTTAAAGTATCTAAAATACTTTATCCTTGTCTTTTTTGTATTTGTTCTCCCCTTTGCCTTGCAGGACAAATACGGAATAAGCGACCCTTACTTTTGTAAATATATCTGCCCGTCAGGCATCCTATTCGGAGCAATTCCGCTTATCTCTATGAACAGAGTTCTCACGGCCTCCTTAGGAGCCTTATTCGGACTAAAATTTACGGTTTTAGCAATCATCACAATGCTTTCAATGATTTTTTACAGGCCCTTTTGCCGCTATTTATGCCCCCTCGGAGCCTTTTTAGGCATGTTCAATCCTATAAGCCTCTACCGTTTAAAAATAAACGACAAGTGCATAAAATGCAGAAAATGCGAAAGAACCTGTAAGCTGGACATTCCGACATATAAAACCCCCAACAGCCCTGAATGTATAAGATGCGGAGAATGCATCAAGGCTTGTCCCGTAAAAGCTATCGAGCACAGCTTTCTTTTTACAGAAAAAAGCACAAATATGGACTTAAACATACAAAAATAACAATAAATTTTCTCAAAACCCTTGATTATTCCTTAAAGACTAGTTATATTGACTGGGAAATTTTAGAATTATTTTAAACTATAGGAGTTTACAAATGAAGAAGTTACATTTTTATGTACTAACCGCAATCTTTGCGGGTATTTTATTTGCTTCATGCACAAAAACCGAAGCACAGGGAGATAAAGAGGCTGAAAAGCCTTTAACTGCAAAAGAAATTGCAGCAGAATCGGAAGCAAAAATTTTAAGTGATGGCCAAAACCGTCTTACATTTTCAACAAAGGATCTTGACGGAAATACGGTTACCAGCGACATTTTTGAAAACTATGATGTTACATTGGTAAATATTTGGGGAACATTTTGCGGTCCTTGCAAAACCGAATTACCTCATTTGGAAGCCGCTTACAAAGCTTATGCCGATAAAAAAGTAAATGTTATTGCCGTTACGGCTGACCTTCCTCAAGATGATGCCGAAACTCTGGCCTTGGCAAAAGACATATGGAAGGATGCCGGATGCACATTTAAGGCACTTGTAACGGTTGACAGCTTTCTGCCCATGTACGAGCAGCTTGCATGTTTTCCTACAAGCTTTATGGTAGACAAAAAAGGACAAGTTATCCCCGGTACACTTCACCTTGGAAGTTTAAATAAGGAAGGTTTTGAAAAACTTTTTGATAAAGCCCTAAAAGCCGTAGCCTCAAAGTAAATTATGCCTTTAACGGTCGCCGGGGCAGGACCCGGAAATATAGAACTTTTAACCCAAGAGGCTATACGTGCAATCAAAGATGCCGACATAGTTGCAGGCTTTGAGCGTATAGCTTCCGATGTCAGGCCGATAAGGAATGACGTAAAAACTCTAAAGGGAATTTCAGAAATTCTTGATCTACCTATAGAGACAAAAAAAGTTTTAGTCCTTGCCTCAGGCGACCCCTGTTTTTTCGGAATTACCGAATTCATCAAAAATAAAAACATAAAAATAGAAAAAGTAATAACCGGCATATCTTCAATGCAATATTTTATGGCTAAAATTCAAAAACAGTGGCAGACCCTGCCCTTTTATTCCTTTCACGGAAGAGAAACAGACTTTACGGAAATGCACAGCAAGGATAGCTTTTTTATTCTTACCGATAAGACAAACAATCCCGACATAATTTCGGCAAGACTAAAAGAAGAAGGCTTTAAAGGAAGACTTTTTGTAGGCTATAATCTTTCATATCCGGATGAATCGATTGAAGAATATACCATAGGCGATAAAATTATAGTAAAATCTTTTTTAAATACGGTATTGGTTCAAAATGAAAAATATTAAAGATTCCGAATTTATCAGAGGCGAAGTGCCGATGACCAAATTCAACATAAGAAGCCTATCTATCGCTCATCTTCAAATAGAAAAAGGAGATAAGCTTTTGGATATAGGCGGAGGCACGGGTTCCGTTTCGGTTGAGGCAGCCTTGCAGGGAGCAGATGTTTTAACAGTTGAATTCGATAAAACGGCTTATGCACTCATAAAAGAAAACGCAAAAAAATTCGGAGTCAAAATAAATCTTATTTTAGGGAAAGCACCCGAAGCTCTTTTAGCGGCTGAGTATAAGGATTTACAGTTCGATAAGTGTTTTATAGGCGGAAGCGGCGGCGAATTAAAAAATATTTTTGATTATCTGGAAAGCCATTTAAAAAAAGGCGGGATAATTTGCGCTAATTTTATTCTTATAAAAAATTTAAACGAATTTTTAGAACTCCTCGAAAAATACGGATATACCGAAATTGAGGCCGATCTTATTCAAACCGCATCAATGGGAAGGACCGGTCTTTTTAAGGGAGAAAATCCCATCTACATTGTAAGAGCTTGTAAAAGCTAAACTTTCAAAACCAAATCGGAATTAAAAAATCCTCTCGCGTAAAAACACACAAAAGCTCGCAATAAAAAAAACTATTGGCGCATTTTCAAAAATTATGGAAAGCAAAGGAAGACTTCCGATAGTAAAAAATTTGGTATTTATAAAACCGAAATATGTAAGCGTATCGGTTAAAATCGAAATATACATCAAAAACATACCAAGCACAAAAAGAATCATAGAAAGCCTCTTGGTTTTGCTCCATACTATAATTGCGAAAAAAACGGCAACCGCTCCTAAAAACAATTTTGTAAATAATAAAATAGGATAACCTTCCGATAAAAATTTAACTAAATCATTCATTATTTAATCCTTACGTTTTGTGTTTGAGTTTTAAGAAAATTCTCAAGCTCGGTGTATACCCTTATTTTCGGCAATATCGACGGAATAGTAAAATCAGGAGACAAAAGAATATGAGAGTCTAAGGCAGCCTTAAAAAAGCACTCATATTTTTCTTCATTCAACTTTGAAAAAAGATAGGGACCTTCCATATTCCAAAAATGGGAGCATAGTTCCGTTACCCTTTTATAAGATTTTATGTTTTTTGCAAGCTGCTGTTTTTTATTTTTCCCTCGGGCCGAATTTATCAATTCTTCATCAGAAAGCCTATTCTCGAGTTCTCGCAGGTTAATGAGTCTTATCAAGTCAAAAAAAGCCTTAGCTAAAACTTCTTTTTCGGCAGCAGAAACTGCACATGATAAAATAGGAAGATCATCTTTAGAAACCGCAATTTTTATTGAAGTGCAAAACGGGGGATTTACAAAAAAGACTTTTTTTTTCTTTAAATTTTCAGATGAGGGCAAAAAAGGCTTCCAAGTATTTTCCATAATATAAGAGTCAAGAGCGGTTTTATTATTTTCTATTTCCAAAAACGAAAAAGCCTTGCTCCATTCCGAAAGAAGGTAAAAATGAGGATGTTCCGGAAAAAGGGAATTTAAGGCTTTTTTAAGCCTGTAATCGCCTGAAGAAGGCAGGAAGGCATTTAAGCCCTTATCTATACTTTGTTTAAAAATTAATGGAGCCTGATTTTCCCTTCTGCCCAAAATTGACATTCCTCCGTCAAGATACATATCCAAAAGTCTTATATTTTTTTCGGTATAAAGATAAAAACCCCGTGCTCTTTTTACATTCCCGTATCGGTTTCTTATTTCATCATAAAAATTCATCATGTTCATTTTCGCAAAAAAAAGCCCTTTATACAAGAGCCTATGGCAGAAAAATTATTTATGGGCATTTCTAAAAAACTGAAGTTTTTATAGGTTACTTTATAGAATTCCTTTAAAAATTTTCGATTTTTAGGGGCAATCATTACTATTTTCCCTATAAAAAATGACTTTCGGCACTTTTATTTTAAGCAAAATCGATTAAAATTGAGGCATATCAATCAAAAAAACTTTTTGGAGGTGTTTTATGAAAATATTGGAAGTTAAGGATGTATCAAAAAAATACGGAAAAAAACAGGTTCTTTCCGGCGTTTCTTTTGATATTGAAGAAGGCGATATCTTCGGTTTAATCGGTCCTAACGGAGCCGGAAAATCCACCCTGATAAATATAATAACCGGAATATTGGATCCGTTAAACGGAGAGGTACTTATAGGCGGGCACAGTATCAAAAAAAAGCCGATAGAAGCAAAGAAGCTCATAGGCCTCGTCCCTCAAGAACTTGCCTTATCGGAGGATATATCGGCAATCGACAACCTCAATTTTTTTGCAAGCCTATACGGCCTTTCAGGAAAAAAATTAAAAGAGGCTGTAAATGAGGCCTTGGAAGTGGTCGGCTTAACCGAAAAGAAAAAAGAAAAAGTGAAAAAATTTTCAGGCGGAATGAAAAGAAGACTGAACCTTGCTGCAGCCATTATGCATAAACCCCGTCTTTTAATTTTAGATGAGCCCACGGTAGGCATTGATCCTCAGTCAAGGAACAATATCTTTGAATATCTGCGCAAAGTAAATTCACAAGATAAAACTACAATTCTTTATACCTCCCACTATATGGAAGAGGTCGAAGAACTTTGCAAAAATATCTTTGTAATCGATGAAGGAAGA of the Treponema denticola ATCC 35405 genome contains:
- a CDS encoding GntR family transcriptional regulator, yielding MTTDKLITKKKSLKQDAYIKIYDLVTDNTIKPGDIINLSDLEKYLKISRAPIRDALIELCNENVFKSIPRYGYELITLRQEDLVEMLNYRLVLECGFLEKNWKEVANSDHAILNKLLEHTREFSNTNAVSEWQNNSVFHIGLFKLHNNSHALLSLEHTMKKMTRFFIQNYWEKWEEITKKTFSSHHENIIYAIKKNDKARALKHLSSDIGGFKR
- a CDS encoding YbaK/EbsC family protein, with the protein product MGLKEARDHLRLFSLEERIIEFDTSSATVELAAEAVGCKPEFIVKTLAFMVKEDPILILLAGSARIDNAKFRKTFHCKTKMMNEEQLFNFIGHPAGGVCPFGLKTQVPVYIDESIRPLDWVYPAAGTENTAVRMNVQELEKASKAVTWVSVSK
- a CDS encoding TlpA disulfide reductase family protein; amino-acid sequence: MKKFYKIFIAAVVFSLVASAAFAGGSKETGIKELTKKEKEAGWRYFKPIGFKLHRPAFFDTYRDNVNADSSVGEEDKKTDEVVYKVYLYEFASDELNEKYDAIVSNKQLSRDQKIEKINKEVNPYLKPIYKLVVLRTPLIGKKTLAELTGLPNNEVIRKTKEFTQVLAIADFNAEGLSEKAAEIYKDMISQVRPIIPTIQCTDPISAEAAMIKNVKGLTFNTVDLEGNKITSDILAKYDVTMINIWATWCPPCRAELPEIAKLYEAFKDKGCNIIGITGDVSPDEQDALPTAKELISKAGCKYTVVQYNDTLKPILDNLAAWPTTIFVDKKGNIIASSVNDIIIGSRDLAEFTEAMKKALKAVGK
- a CDS encoding CD1871A family CXXC motif-containing protein, encoding MKKKIAAILVIILALSFTLIGIYRGEVAVVLKKAVNICMECIGIG
- a CDS encoding 4Fe-4S binding protein, whose protein sequence is MAKQNKQKTLNKKRHAIQALGMLAIDGNLIGFLKGQIYKGPMKKVCMPVLNCYSCPGALFGCPIGSIQATIGSSKFNFAFYVVGLLSLFAIAAGRLFCGYICPFGLFQDLLDKIPLKKIKVPQKVNKVLKYLKYFILVFFVFVLPFALQDKYGISDPYFCKYICPSGILFGAIPLISMNRVLTASLGALFGLKFTVLAIITMLSMIFYRPFCRYLCPLGAFLGMFNPISLYRLKINDKCIKCRKCERTCKLDIPTYKTPNSPECIRCGECIKACPVKAIEHSFLFTEKSTNMDLNIQK
- a CDS encoding TlpA disulfide reductase family protein, with translation MKKLHFYVLTAIFAGILFASCTKTEAQGDKEAEKPLTAKEIAAESEAKILSDGQNRLTFSTKDLDGNTVTSDIFENYDVTLVNIWGTFCGPCKTELPHLEAAYKAYADKKVNVIAVTADLPQDDAETLALAKDIWKDAGCTFKALVTVDSFLPMYEQLACFPTSFMVDKKGQVIPGTLHLGSLNKEGFEKLFDKALKAVASK
- the cbiE gene encoding precorrin-6y C5,15-methyltransferase (decarboxylating) subunit CbiE: MPLTVAGAGPGNIELLTQEAIRAIKDADIVAGFERIASDVRPIRNDVKTLKGISEILDLPIETKKVLVLASGDPCFFGITEFIKNKNIKIEKVITGISSMQYFMAKIQKQWQTLPFYSFHGRETDFTEMHSKDSFFILTDKTNNPDIISARLKEEGFKGRLFVGYNLSYPDESIEEYTIGDKIIVKSFLNTVLVQNEKY
- the cbiT gene encoding precorrin-6Y C5,15-methyltransferase (decarboxylating) subunit CbiT — protein: MKNIKDSEFIRGEVPMTKFNIRSLSIAHLQIEKGDKLLDIGGGTGSVSVEAALQGADVLTVEFDKTAYALIKENAKKFGVKINLILGKAPEALLAAEYKDLQFDKCFIGGSGGELKNIFDYLESHLKKGGIICANFILIKNLNEFLELLEKYGYTEIEADLIQTASMGRTGLFKGENPIYIVRACKS
- a CDS encoding ABC transporter ATP-binding protein codes for the protein MKILEVKDVSKKYGKKQVLSGVSFDIEEGDIFGLIGPNGAGKSTLINIITGILDPLNGEVLIGGHSIKKKPIEAKKLIGLVPQELALSEDISAIDNLNFFASLYGLSGKKLKEAVNEALEVVGLTEKKKEKVKKFSGGMKRRLNLAAAIMHKPRLLILDEPTVGIDPQSRNNIFEYLRKVNSQDKTTILYTSHYMEEVEELCKNIFVIDEGREIAYGSLNSVKEKANGTVTIEIKADNINEDLIEKIRLLDGALNVEKEANTLNILYERSKVNLDELIKILQTSGAVIKAIQINELNLGEVFLQLTGKKLRE